CCAGTTTGGCTTTGGTTCTGGGAGACAGCGTCAGAAAAACAGCCTGCCATGGTGTCTATGCCTTCGTGGTCTTCGTTGTCACCATCCTTTTCTGTTGTAAGTAAATTCACTTCCAATAATTCAGTTGCATCGCATGAGTCCCCACCAGCCAAGCACTCAAAAACGCCTGCTAGCCAGGAAGCGAATCGACGGACGCTGCTATAAACTGCATCTTTGAGAACGGGAAGATCGGGAGCAGATATCGAGTCGCTGTGTTCACGACCCTCAGCAAGCACGCTGCGAATAGTGTCGTCTATAAGCTGTATACAGTCGGATAAAGCACTATTCAAAATAGCTTGTTGGGCATCTCGTCGAAATTCGTTTCCACGTTCGATCTGCATACGCTCAGCGAACGGTAACATGCAGTCTGTCACAACACTTAAACGGAGCTCTTGAAACTTGCGATCAACACGCCGTCGTACCATAGACTCAGACAGTGCCATCGCTTGGTCCACAAGTTTTGAAGCGTAGTCGACACCAATCCCTATATCAGGAAGTGCCAGTCCTGATGCGAGTTGACGAACGGCTTTCATTAGAGTTGCCAACGCCGTACTCACATCGTCCCCGGTATAATTCCCATCATCCCGCGTCGTAGTTTCCTCGCTTGACGCTGCTTCAAATCCCACCTCTAGGATTACTGACCTGACATGGGACAAAAAATATCCGAAAGATTTGGAGATAAAATCAATCATGTAGCTTGACTCCGCCGCAGCTCCGAATGTTAGACCAAACAGCGTAGCCACTTCTAATATGGTGTCTAGAACGTCCGAAGGAACCAGTATACTTCCCTCCGATTGATTCTGTGAGGATTCTACATGGGAGAACGAATTCGTCAGATTgatgctgactgtgagatccTTTGCTCCCTCAAAGCGCGATTCCTGTACTTCTAACACGTGAGCATCCAACATTCTTTCGATGGTGCGTGCAGCTGCAGACATTGCCATTGACTGAAGGTCATCCCCGCTAAAATCTGCTTCTAAATAGTCTTCGGCGTGACTGTTAAACAAAATAAATAGGGTCCCAACGCACTCAAATATGTCGGTCATATTTTTTGGCAAGTCGATAGTCCTGCCATCTATGCTTCCCATTTCAGCGTTTGGATCTTCCTGGTCCACATCTTGAAAATGCCCACTCCACTGTAGTAGCTTTCGCTTCAGGTCTTCCTTCATTTCCACCAGAATTTCATGACATTCCACTTCAATATTGCGTAGACTCTCAAATCCTTTGGAATGCTGTCCCAATATTGACGACGCGGAAAGATAATTGCGGGTGGCCGATCGGTATTTACCCGCACCGATTTGAGACTGCAGCGTTTTTGGCAACTTCAGAAGGGTATCCAATCTAGTCAAAAGTCGCTTGACCCGTATTTTCTCCGCTACTTGATCACGCAATGAACCTAATGCATCTTCCACGTCCTTGGATGTGTCGTGAATCCGTTTCATACCAGAAGCGAGGCGGTCAAGACCGTCTTCGTTGGCCTTGACGTTCACTCCAATAGATTTAATAGCATCGGTTGCATCGATAAATCGAGAATAATTTTCGTATACGAGAGTTTGCATAGTGGAATCTAACGTACGAACTTGCAACGCGAGACGCTCCTCTGTTTCAAGCAGCTCGTGCACTGAGGAAGCGTGTATATGTTTCGTCGTATGCGCCTGAGCATCAAAATAGGGCGAATCCAGATCTTGCGATGACGCCAACTTTCTGGAAGACCGTTTAAATTCTACAgaatcttcgtcttcactaTCACCGTCATCCAAGCTGATGGGATTGGGTTCATAGTCAGCCGCGACCACTGCTGATTTACCGTAAAAGCTCTCTAGTAACTTTTTCCGAACCAAAGCTTCACGGTCAACCTTTCCTTCGCGATTTTCTCCCAGCGCCAGGAACTCTTCGTCCGAGGAGTCGTCTGCGGAAGAAGAGTACGTTTCCATCGCAGCAAAGGGACAACGACTCACTCGGTAGAGAAAGGTTGAAGTTGCAAATCTATAGAATGCACGGCGTACGCCTGCCTATGGAATACTTCTTCAGATTGGTGCTACACGAGTAAAATGACCACGCAAGTACGGTAGACGATGATTACCCTGCCATAGGATCAAACTCGACTAGAAAAGGACATTCAGAGTGGGTCTTTGTACTTACGCACTTTTGTCCAGTGTAAATTCGTATTGGTATTGCACAAACAAATATAGCGCCGTTTGATCTCGTGTTAGTATGTCCGAATACCTAACtgtagaatgcaatttcGTGTTATGTATCATCGCGTCCTGAATGGAATGTACCGTACAGTAATATGgacctaacagtaaatatcGACTACGGTCCTAtttgctcactgtcaggtaCTAGTGCGACTCAAAGGAAAAAGCACATTCTCTAAAAGAGCAGAGATGCTACTATACAAGAGCAGGAAGCAGTAACCTTTTTGGTAATAGTTTTTGGCAAATGGGCTCATTTAGAGGTGCGGGCCACAGCACTCTAATAAAACTTCGCATGAGCGGGAAAGTTTTAGATTCCTTCAAGGTCAAAGTATTTTCATTAGAATTTCTGCCTCAATCATGCGTGCCGTCTTTCGTCGCAGACTCTCTTCTGAGTTTTCACCAATACTGCAACCACTTTGAGTAGAAAGGGAAAGTGGTA
The Phaeodactylum tricornutum CCAP 1055/1 chromosome 7, whole genome shotgun sequence DNA segment above includes these coding regions:
- a CDS encoding predicted protein, producing METYSSSADDSSDEEFLALGENREGKVDREALVRKKLLESFYGKSAVVAADYEPNPISLDDGDSEDEDSVEFKRSSRKLASSQDLDSPYFDAQAHTTKHIHASSVHELLETEERLALQVRTLDSTMQTLVYENYSRFIDATDAIKSIGVNVKANEDGLDRLASGMKRIHDTSKDVEDALGSLRDQVAEKIRVKRLLTRLDTLLKLPKTLQSQIGAGKYRSATRNYLSASSILGQHSKGFESLRNIEVECHEILVEMKEDLKRKLLQWSGHFQDVDQEDPNAEMGSIDGRTIDLPKNMTDIFECVGTLFILFNSHAEDYLEADFSGDDLQSMAMSAAARTIERMLDAHVLEVQESRFEGAKDLTVSINLTNSFSHVESSQNQSEGSILVPSDVLDTILEVATLFGLTFGAAAESSYMIDFISKSFGYFLSHVRSVILEVGFEAASSEETTTRDDGNYTGDDVSTALATLMKAVRQLASGLALPDIGIGVDYASKLVDQAMALSESMVRRRVDRKFQELRLSVVTDCMLPFAERMQIERGNEFRRDAQQAILNSALSDCIQLIDDTIRSVLAEGREHSDSISAPDLPVLKDAVYSSVRRFASWLAGVFECLAGGDSCDATELLEVNLLTTEKDGDNEDHEGIDTMAGCFSDAVSQNQSQTGIVQLVDSIVRKLQSISATTGRSMGDIGCTLAIAQLCLLAEESVSDEIEESIQSYVGGGKKKSRGMFPTDASLSAEMKVSRADDIIARQFQLSSSRIIAQYAVYQGHQAADALTAGLLATNVSGKDFRNRPSDAAVKALEIARVTALDCYDVFGGRQRAGPVSYLADDSIPEFTKSVVGRKTGLQLDVERMFMDNVVSVLPHPGEIVDPSRNAVLYIFFKSAFRGFAEQTRAFLSREAMLARLCRTYYAN